The DNA sequence TGATGATAATATCCTTGAATTTTGTTTTACCGCCGGAAAGGTCTATCAGATCCACATTCTTTGACAATTTTCTGAACAGTTCACCATAAAATTTAAAAAAATTGCCGACTGGCACATCGCTTACTGCAAAATCATAGTCATTTGCATCTGCCGAATCTTTATAAAGGGAGGAACCGATTAAATATAATTTCCCTACCCCGTGCTTCTTTGCTATTTCAATGGCCTGTTCAAGCTCATGCTGAGGGATCATTATCTACTCCTTCCGGCTTTTCATGATAACAGAATGTTGTTGTCTGCTCAAGTCGATATTTAAGGAGAGCGCTTATTTCTTCGTCTTTCAAATAAGCACCCCCTCTTCTTTAACTGCCTGAGCAAGAAGGGAATAACGTTCAGGGCTGTCCTCCCATTCCTCCCGCGTGAAGACAACCGGGACTACTACAGTCCCATGCTCAAAACCGGCTTCCCATGCGCAGTCGCTGACATACTCATAATCCTGCCCGCCGGAGACCCTATCCAGAATGACCAACACATCCATGTCGGAATATTGAGCAGCGTCACCTCTTGCCCTTGAGCCGAAGAGAATCATCTTATAAAGTGAAAGGCGTTTTAACAGTAATGCCTTGAAGGTGTCGAGGATGTTTCTTTCGAGAGTAGTCATATTCAGTGCCTTATGTACTATTTTATTCAAATAACATAATATGTGCTACTGTTTTTTAACTGTACGTTTATCATTTACCTTGATATTGTTCTGAGAGGAGACATTCAATGCATTTTAAAGAGCTATTTTCATCCTTGCCGCTAAGAGGCAGTCTAACAGGACATGCATAAAGGCGCATCACATCTTCGCT is a window from the Nitrospirota bacterium genome containing:
- a CDS encoding nucleotidyltransferase domain-containing protein translates to MTTLERNILDTFKALLLKRLSLYKMILFGSRARGDAAQYSDMDVLVILDRVSGGQDYEYVSDCAWEAGFEHGTVVVPVVFTREEWEDSPERYSLLAQAVKEEGVLI
- a CDS encoding nucleotidyltransferase domain-containing protein, producing MIPQHELEQAIEIAKKHGVGKLYLIGSSLYKDSADANDYDFAVSDVPVGNFFKFYGELFRKLSKNVDLIDLSGGKTKFKDIIIKEGKLIYDKAAA